TTGGCACGAAGGCAATCTTGTGAGTACGCATGCGTTCGACATGGAGTTGCTGGCGCAGCTCAGCAATGGTGGGCAGTACTAGCATTATTCAAATCCATGTTCGTCTGAAGGAAAGCGACCTTCCTTGACGGCTGCGATATAGGCGCGAAAAGCACCAGGAATATCTTCTGCTTCAGTCATGAAGTTCTTAACAAAGCGGGGGACGTAACCGGTATTCAAGCCTAGCAGATCATGCATGACCAGTACCTGAGAGTCAGTTGCTGCGCCTGCACCGATACCGATAACGGGGACCTGTGCTTGCCGTGTGATGGCGGCGGCGATGCTGCTTGGTACGCACTCCAGAAGCAACATGCTTGCGCCTGCTTCCTCCAGAATCGCAGCATCGTCAAGCAGCTCCCTGGCGCTTTCAGGTGTACGGCCCTGAACACGAAAGCCGCCCAGCTTGTTGACCGCTTGCGGCGTCAGGCCAAGGTGCGCACACACAGGTACACCTCTGTCGCTGAGCATGCGAACCGTTTCAGCCAGCCATGCACCACCTTCCAGTTTCAGAATATGGGCGCCTGCCTGCATCAGTAAACCGGCGTTCTGCATTGCCTGTGCCGGAGTGGCGTAGCTCATAAAGGGCATATCGGCCATCACCATGGCACGTTGTGTGCCGCGAGCTACGGCTCGTGTGTGATACACCATTTCTTCAACGGTAACAGGCAGGGTGCTGTCATTGCCTTGCAGCACCATGCCAAGGGAGTCACCCACCAGGATGATCTCGACACCGGCCTCGTCTTGTACTTTGGCAAAGCAGGCATCGTAGGCAGTAAGGCAGGTAATTTTTTCGCCAGACGCTTTCATTTGCGTCAGGGTGTGCAGGGTTACCTTTTTCATTTCAGTAATGTTCCTGAACAAGGCATGGAAGCCAGACTAGTTGAGCATGCAACTGGAGCGACATGGCATGACAACGAAGATCAGCACATGTCCTCTTATTCTTTGTTGTAGTGCAGCAAAATTATACGGGAATACGATTCAGTGTGCCCATCGGGCATTGGGCTAATAAATCGAACAGAGCACCCAGACCGGGGAGGGTGAGTCCAGGGCTGATTTCGGCCAGCGGATAGAGCACGAAACTACGTTGGCTCATATAAGGGTGGGGAACTTGGAGACGATCAGTGCTGATTTGCTGTTGTCCGTAGAGCAGTAGGTCGAGATCCAGTGTTCTCGGCCCCCAGTGTTGAATACGCCGACGCTGATGCAGCTGTTCTATGCCTTGTAAGCTATCCAGCAGATCATGAGGTTCAAGCTGCGTACGGAGTAAGGCAACGGCATTGATGTAGTCAGGTTGGCCGGGAGGGCCAACCGGATCGGAACGATATAATCCTGAATGAGCCAGTACACAGGTAGCTGGAATGCTTGCCAGTTCGTCCAGGGCTTTACTCACTTGAGTGTGAGGTGACTCCAGATTGCTGCCAAGACCAATCCAGGCTAGTTCGGTACCATGCCAGGCATCATTCATTGGAGGGGGTCCGCTTACGTGGCCGGCGTCGACGCTTGTTGCGCGGTGGCTCACTGTAGTTTTCCTTAAGATCCTGAATCATTGAACGGCGACTGTCGTCAGTTTGTTCCTGATAACGCTCCCACCAGATGCCCAGGCCGTTAAGGTCTTCCCCACTCTCTTCTCGCAAGCGCAGGAAGTCATAGGAGGCGCGAAAGCGAGGGTGTTCCATCAGTTGGTCCGGGCGCTTGCCCTGACGACGTGGAAGCCGGAACTGCAGCTCCCAAATCTCACGCATGATACTGCTGATGCGGCGGGGAATCGCAATATGTTTTACCTGGCGATCCATAATGCGCTGCGCAGCTTCATGCATGGCAGGAATTAATGGCATGCGC
This Pokkaliibacter sp. MBI-7 DNA region includes the following protein-coding sequences:
- the panB gene encoding 3-methyl-2-oxobutanoate hydroxymethyltransferase; its protein translation is MKKVTLHTLTQMKASGEKITCLTAYDACFAKVQDEAGVEIILVGDSLGMVLQGNDSTLPVTVEEMVYHTRAVARGTQRAMVMADMPFMSYATPAQAMQNAGLLMQAGAHILKLEGGAWLAETVRMLSDRGVPVCAHLGLTPQAVNKLGGFRVQGRTPESARELLDDAAILEEAGASMLLLECVPSSIAAAITRQAQVPVIGIGAGAATDSQVLVMHDLLGLNTGYVPRFVKNFMTEAEDIPGAFRAYIAAVKEGRFPSDEHGFE
- the folK gene encoding 2-amino-4-hydroxy-6-hydroxymethyldihydropteridine diphosphokinase, whose product is MNDAWHGTELAWIGLGSNLESPHTQVSKALDELASIPATCVLAHSGLYRSDPVGPPGQPDYINAVALLRTQLEPHDLLDSLQGIEQLHQRRRIQHWGPRTLDLDLLLYGQQQISTDRLQVPHPYMSQRSFVLYPLAEISPGLTLPGLGALFDLLAQCPMGTLNRIPV